The proteins below come from a single Myripristis murdjan chromosome 10, fMyrMur1.1, whole genome shotgun sequence genomic window:
- the LOC115366413 gene encoding ubiquitin-conjugating enzyme E2 A — protein MSTPARRRLMRDFKRLQEDPPAGVSGAPSENNIMVWNAVIFGPEGTPFEDGTFKLTIEFTEEYPNKPPTVRFVSKMFHPNVYADGSICLDILQNRWSPTYDVSSILTSIQSLLDEPNPNSPANSQAAQLYQENKREYEKRVSAIVEQSWRDC, from the exons ATGTCAACCCCAGCAAGACGACGTTTAATGAGAGATTTTAAAAG GCTGCAAGAAGATCCTCCAGCAGGGGTTAGTGGGGCTCCATCAGAAAATAATATCATGGTATGGAATGCTGTCATTTTTGG ACCAGAGGGAACACCTTTTGAAGATG GAACCTTCAAACTCACCATTGAATTCACAGAGGAATATCCTAATAAACCTCCAACAGTGCGATTTGTCTCCAAAATGTTTCATCCAAATG TCTATGCAGATGGAAGCATATGCTTAGATATTCTTCAAAATCGTTGGAGTCCAACTTATGATGTCTCTTCAATCTTAACTTCAATACAG TCTTTACTGGATGAGCCAAACCCAAACAGTCCAGCCAACAGCCAAGCAGCCCAGCTGTACCAGGAGAACAAGCGCGAGTATGAGAAGAGAGTTTCTGCTATTGTTGAACAGAGTTGGCGTGACTGTTGA
- the nkrf gene encoding NF-kappa-B-repressing factor codes for MAEGIDSGEMPSFDPFSSSEAKKRPNSSDGREEPMRKMPVSKFGSRPRFEPVHFVSGGSSGGSGTDEKENDKERRRSESYGVRQWDSELPSYGSSSRAQGSSSARPAFDRVPSYSSDSWGSHRDRDRDRDRDRDREISSGGTSGLGYGGRGSTANYMSKTQQDYTAKYEAHSSRSSDSYSQPNRFDGYGGGNRSGGRDSGRQGLGYGHQDRPSSSRPFSRVYNSPGRSSPTSQSGSSSLSQPLPISQSVLEEKQRLIANVASALASSFRDPMFMTGSDSPNYNFMLSRSIQACKTNPEYIYVNLKDIPKADLPKNRKVPTEGYACELRCQCVYLATGYSGSKNGARDRASEQAVKLFLKPVEVRVVQRRYRHSIVNDIVVCQMHSPTPAFLPALRNPEDKPTPSSKGQYEPDKRKHWTEFVVVDNAHDAICILNNSAAFNRMKIDYKFDLVPNSSIWLCSVYLQDELVAQARGTKKSSKHAAAEEAVRKLRMNQAQRQQQQQQQQQQQQQQQSQYARGNPQSDSSSGRFGQQGGRKKHLSELVILENSDNAICIINDTAQFNKVAADYKFTVLPDHRWRCEVYLEGQYVAAGIGPKKIVKHIAAEEALATLRQTQAVVKSNLRKEGHADAISRYQILARSGEEATKQEIKEDNIGNQLLRKMGWKGGGLGRDGDGIAEPIKVKEQFSREGLGMDMDKPGNQLSKRDIEDIIRNYASSDRQDDLRFSTDLNNDERKQIHQISQKYGLRSKSYGQGKQRFLVVSRKVHKDQLIGQLLQEGQVGRYELVKPQASH; via the exons ATGGCAGAAGGGATTGACAGTGGCGAAATGCCCTCCTTTGACCCGTTTTCAAGTTCTGAAGCAAAGAAGAGACCTAATTCATCTGATGGCA GGGAAGAGCCCATGAGGAAAATGCCAGTGTCGAAATTTGGTTCCAGACCACGGTTTGAGCCCGTGCACTTTGTCAGTGGTGGTAGCAGCGGAGGGTCTGGCACCGATGAGAAGGAGAATGATAAGGAGCGCAGGAGGAGCGAGTCGTACGGTGTGAGGCAGTGGGACTCTGAGCTTCCGTCCTATGGCAGCAGCAGTAGAGCTCAGGGTTCCTCCTCGGCAAGACCTGCTTTTGACAGAGTGCCATCATACAGCTCTGACTCTTGGGGTTCACACAGGGAtagggacagggacagggatagggacagagacagagagatatcCTCAGGTGGTACAAGTGGCTTAGGTTATGGAGGTCGCGGTTCCACAGCAAACTATATGTCTAAAACACAGCAGGACTATACAGCCAAATATGAAGCCCACAGCTCTCGCAGTTCAGATTCTTATTCTCAGCCTAACAGGTTTGATGGATATGGAGGAGGGAACAGATCTGGCGGGAGGGATTCAGGACGTCAGGGCTTAGGCTACGGGCATCAGGACCGGCCTTCGTCCAGCAGGCCATTCAGCAGAGTTTACAACAGCCCAGGAAGGAGCAGTCCCACCTCTCAATCAGGGTCGTCATCTTTGTCCCAGCCCCTTCCCATATCTCAGTCAGTGCTGGAGGAGAAGCAACGGCTGATTGCCAACGTGGCATCCGCATTAGCCAGTTCTTTTAGAGACCCCATGTTCATGACTGGAAGCGACTCGCCCAACTACAATTTCATGCTGAGCCGCAGCATCCAGGCCTGCAAGACCAATCCAGAGTATATTTATGTCAACCTGAAAGATATTCCTAAAGCTGACCTAccgaaaaacagaaaagtaccGACGGAAGGCTATGCCTGTGAACTGAGGTGCCAGTGTGTGTATCTTGCCACTGGATATTCTGGGAGCAAAAACGGGGCTAGGGACCGTGCCTCTGAACAGGCCGTTAAGCTCTTCCTTAAACCAGTCGAGGTCCGCGTTGTGCAACGCAGATATAGACACTCAATTGTCAATGACATTGTGGTATGCCAGATGCACAGCCCTACCCCAGCCTTTTTACCTGCACTCCGTAACCCAGAGGACAAGCCAACACCCAGCTCAAAGGGCCAGTATGAACCTGATAAAAGGAAACACTGGACGGAGTTTGTGGTTGTGGACAATGCCCATGACGCTATCTGCATACTCAACAACTCTGCTGCCTTTAATCGCATGAAGATTGACTATAAGTTTGACCTTGTCCCCAACAGCAGCATTTGGCTGTGTAGTGTCTACCTGCAAGATGAGCTGGTGGCACAGGCCAGGGGCACCAAGAAGAGCTCAAAGCATGCAGCAGCTGAAGAGGCAGTGAGGAAACTCCGCATGAACCAGGCACAacggcagcaacagcagcagcagcaacagcagcaacagcagcagcaacaatcaCAGTATGCCAGAGGAAATCCCCAGTCAGATTCCTCTAGTGGGAGGTTCGGACAACAGGGTGGCAGGAAGAAGCATCTGAGTGAGTTGGTCATCCTGGAAAACTCTGACAATGCTATCTGCATCATTAACGACACCGCTCAGTTTAACAAAGTGGCTGCTGATTACAAGTTTACAGTTTTACCTGACCATCGCTGGAGATGTGAGGTTTATCTGGAGGGACAGTATGTAGCGGCAGGGATCGGGCCCAAGAAAATTGTCAAACACATTGCAGCAGAGGAGGCCCTAGCCACCTTGAGACAGACACAGGCTGTGGTGAAATCCAACCTCAGGAAGGAGGGTCATGCTGATGCTATATCCCGCTATCAGATCCTGGCTCGCTCAGGCGAAGAGGCCACAAAGCAGGAGATCAAGGAAGACAACATCGGAAACCAGCTGCTCCGCAAGATGGGCTGGAAGGGTGGCGGTTTGGGCCGAGATGGGGACGGCATCGCAGAACCCATTAAAGTCAAGGAGCAGTTCTCCAGAGAAGGACTTGGTATGGATATGGACAAGCCTGGAAATCAGCTCAGCAAGCGCGATATAGAAGACATAATCCGCAACTATGCCAGTTCAGACCGGCAGGATGATCTGCGCTTCTCCACTGACCTCAACAATGATGAGCGAAAGCAGATACATCAGATATCTCAGAAATATGGCCTGCGAAGCAAGTCATATGGACAGGGTAAGCAGCGCTTCCTTGTTGTCAGTCGCAAGGTACACAAAGACCAGCTAATTGGTCAGCTGTTGCAGGAAGGGCAGGTGGGACGATATGAGCTGGTGAAACCTCAGGCCTCTCACTGA